A window from Pseudomonas kribbensis encodes these proteins:
- a CDS encoding transporter substrate-binding domain-containing protein: protein MKKYLSMLLVGVTALVAVNAAQAGAIDDAVKRGTLKVGMDPTYMPFEMTNKRGEIIGFEVDILKAMSKAMGVKLELVSTGYDGIIPALMTDKFDMIGSGMTLTQERNLRLNFSEPFIVVGQTLLIRKELEGTIKSYKDLNTADYRITSKLGTTGEMVAKKLIAKAKYHGYDNEQEAVLDVVNGKADAFIYDAPYNVVAVNKVGAGKLVFLDKPFTYEPLAFGLKKGDYDSINFINNFLHQIHEDGTYDRIHDKWFKSTEWLKDME, encoded by the coding sequence ATGAAGAAGTATCTGTCGATGCTGCTGGTCGGCGTCACGGCACTGGTTGCAGTCAATGCGGCGCAGGCCGGCGCAATCGATGACGCGGTCAAGCGCGGCACCTTGAAAGTCGGCATGGACCCGACCTACATGCCGTTCGAGATGACCAACAAGCGCGGAGAGATCATCGGTTTCGAAGTCGACATCCTCAAAGCCATGTCCAAGGCCATGGGCGTCAAGCTGGAGCTGGTTTCGACCGGTTACGACGGCATCATCCCGGCGCTGATGACCGACAAGTTCGACATGATCGGCAGCGGCATGACCCTGACCCAGGAACGCAACCTGCGCCTGAACTTCAGCGAACCGTTCATCGTGGTCGGCCAGACCCTGCTGATTCGCAAGGAGCTGGAAGGCACCATCAAGTCCTACAAAGACCTGAACACCGCCGACTACCGCATCACCTCCAAGCTCGGCACCACCGGCGAAATGGTCGCCAAAAAACTCATCGCCAAGGCCAAGTACCACGGCTACGACAACGAGCAGGAAGCCGTGCTCGACGTGGTCAACGGCAAGGCCGACGCCTTCATCTACGACGCGCCGTACAACGTGGTGGCGGTGAACAAGGTCGGCGCCGGCAAGCTGGTGTTCCTCGACAAGCCGTTCACCTACGAGCCGCTGGCCTTCGGCCTGAAGAAGGGTGATTACGACAGCATCAACTTCATCAACAACTTCCTGCACCAGATCCACGAAGACGGCACCTACGATCGCATCCATGACAAGTGGTTCAAGAGCACCGAGTGGCTCAAGGACATGGAATAA